DNA sequence from the Gordonia polyisoprenivorans genome:
GAAGGTGTCGCCGTGGTAGCCGCCGCGCCACGTGAGCAACCGGGTGCGGCCCGGTTCACCACGACCACGCCAGTACTGCAGCGCCATCTTGACCGCGACCTCCACCGAGACCGATCCGGAATCGCAGAAGAACACCTTGCGCAGCGGTTCGGGAGTGAGCTCGACGAGCAGTTCGGCGAGTCGCGCCGCGGGTTCGTGGGTGAGTCCACCGAACATGACGTGCGACATCGAGTCCAGCTGCCGCCGCACCGCGGCGTCGAGCACCGGGTGACGATAACCGTGGATGGCCGCCCACCATGAGCTCATCCCGTCGACGACCGTGCGTCCGTCGGCCAGCTCCAGTCGCACGCCGGATGCGCCGGTGACGACGAGCGGCCGGGTCGACGGCGGGAACGCACCGTAGGGATGCCAGATGTGGTCCGCATCGATGCGGCTGATGCTCATCTGATCCACGGGGACGTTCCTTCGATGTGTCGATGCGGGCGACGTGTCGATTCGGGGCCGGGCGGCCCACACAGGTGCGGGAGGGGCTGCCTCGCCGAAGCTTCGCCTGGACACTGTACAGGGCCGCCCTGGACGGTGTACAGGACCGCCTCGGCGGTGTCCGGCCACGGGGCTCTACGCTGTCCGGGTGAGCAACAATCGCGCCGACGTCCTCGCCGCCGCCCGCGACGTGCTCACCCGACACAGCCTCGCCGACCTGACCATGCGCAGGCTGGCAACCGAGGTCGGCGTCCGCCCCAACGCCCTGTACTGGCATTTCCCCAACAAGCAGACGCTGTTGGCGGCACTGGCCGACGACATCCTCGCCGATATCGACGAGCCCGGTCCGGAGCTGCGGTGGGACGAACGCCTCGAGGCCCTGGCGACCGGCATGCGCACGGCCCTGCTGGCCGTCCCCGACAGCGCCGAGGTCGTCTCGTCGAGCTGGGCCAGCGCACTGTCCGGGCGGCCCGTCGCCGACGACGTGGCCTCCGCCGCCGCACTCGGCGGCCTCGACGAGCATGGGGCCCGCGCGGTCGCGACCGCGATCTGCCAGCTGGT
Encoded proteins:
- a CDS encoding TetR/AcrR family transcriptional regulator, whose amino-acid sequence is MSNNRADVLAAARDVLTRHSLADLTMRRLATEVGVRPNALYWHFPNKQTLLAALADDILADIDEPGPELRWDERLEALATGMRTALLAVPDSAEVVSSSWASALSGRPVADDVASAAALGGLDEHGARAVATAICQLVIGLTIEEQTRAQMERLGVIEPSERDFDAEFTGALAVIIDGARSRARVAGHP